The Antarcticibacterium sp. 1MA-6-2 genome has a window encoding:
- a CDS encoding response regulator transcription factor, translated as MKKKDILILLVDDEPDILEIVSYNLSAEGYSVITAENGVKAVKLARKKKPHLIILDVMMPEMDGIEACEQIRKIPELGDTIITFLTARGEDYSQMAGFDAGADDYITKPIKPKVLTSKVKALLRRFKDNTGSSNIVTIGNLTINRDEYKIIKDDEELILPRKEFELLSLLASTPGKVFKREEILDKVWGNEVVVGGRTIDVHIRKLREKIGDDSFKTVKGVGYKFVV; from the coding sequence ATGAAGAAAAAGGATATTTTAATACTGTTAGTAGACGACGAACCAGATATTCTGGAAATCGTGAGCTACAATCTTTCGGCAGAAGGTTATTCTGTTATCACTGCGGAAAATGGCGTGAAAGCAGTTAAGCTGGCCCGGAAAAAGAAGCCTCATCTTATAATCCTGGATGTGATGATGCCGGAAATGGATGGCATAGAAGCTTGTGAACAAATTAGAAAGATTCCGGAACTTGGTGATACAATTATTACTTTTCTCACTGCCAGGGGTGAAGATTATTCGCAAATGGCAGGTTTTGACGCAGGAGCCGATGATTATATAACAAAGCCTATAAAGCCAAAGGTGCTTACGAGCAAAGTGAAAGCATTGCTGCGAAGATTTAAAGATAATACTGGAAGCTCCAACATAGTTACTATTGGTAATTTAACTATTAACAGGGATGAATACAAGATCATTAAAGATGATGAAGAACTCATACTTCCCCGTAAAGAATTTGAATTACTTTCCCTGTTAGCATCAACTCCGGGAAAAGTTTTTAAAAGAGAAGAAATCCTGGATAAGGTATGGGGAAATGAAGTTGTGGTAGGCGGTAGAACCATTGATGTTCACATAAGAAAATTGCGGGAAAAAATAGGAGACGATAGTTTTAAGACCGTTAAAGGAGTAGGATACAAGTTCGTAGTATAA
- a CDS encoding T9SS type A sorting domain-containing protein, with product MKQHYLFSFLLICLLLFSNNLAAQETSPPAFAQEKPIAGLSIYPNPVTGNKIFITSEKNHTKEVEVYNVLGKMVLSARLVGKELDVTELTPGIYIVKIKEGNTQATRKLVVR from the coding sequence ATGAAGCAGCACTACTTATTTAGTTTTTTATTAATATGTCTTTTGCTGTTCTCCAACAACTTAGCAGCACAAGAAACCAGCCCTCCTGCTTTTGCTCAGGAGAAACCTATTGCTGGGCTATCTATATATCCTAATCCGGTGACTGGAAACAAGATTTTTATCACTTCAGAAAAAAATCATACAAAGGAAGTAGAAGTTTATAATGTTTTAGGAAAAATGGTGTTATCAGCCAGGCTTGTTGGTAAAGAACTTGACGTGACAGAATTAACTCCGGGAATATATATTGTAAAGATAAAAGAAGGAAATACACAGGCTACACGTAAATTGGTAGTGAGATAA
- the trmB gene encoding tRNA (guanosine(46)-N7)-methyltransferase TrmB, whose translation MGSKNKLKRFRENEKFENVVQPSREEIVEGAYPLKGNWNKDFFKNENPIVLELGCGKGEYSVALAMQHPNKNFIGIDIKGARFWRGAKTALEEELNNVGFIRTQIELVDLLFEEGEVDEIWITFPDPQIKYKRTKHRLTNTEFLKKYKRILKSGGMVNLKTDSEFMHGYTLGLLHGEGHEIIQANHDVYKNEYSPKEVTGIQTFYEKQYLEQGKPITYIQFKIK comes from the coding sequence GTGGGGAGTAAGAATAAGCTTAAGAGATTTCGGGAAAACGAAAAGTTTGAAAATGTAGTGCAGCCTTCAAGAGAGGAAATCGTGGAGGGTGCTTATCCTTTAAAAGGAAACTGGAACAAAGATTTCTTTAAAAACGAGAACCCCATTGTTTTGGAACTGGGTTGTGGGAAAGGGGAATACAGTGTGGCACTGGCCATGCAACATCCCAATAAGAACTTTATTGGTATAGATATAAAAGGTGCCAGGTTTTGGAGAGGGGCCAAAACAGCTCTGGAAGAAGAACTTAATAACGTGGGTTTCATTCGTACTCAAATAGAATTGGTAGATCTTCTATTTGAAGAAGGCGAGGTAGACGAAATTTGGATAACCTTTCCTGATCCTCAGATAAAATACAAACGCACAAAACATAGGTTAACCAATACTGAATTTCTAAAAAAGTATAAGAGAATTTTAAAATCAGGTGGAATGGTAAATCTAAAAACCGACAGCGAATTTATGCACGGTTACACTTTAGGGCTTCTTCACGGGGAAGGTCATGAGATCATTCAGGCAAACCATGACGTCTATAAAAATGAATATTCTCCAAAAGAAGTGACGGGAATACAAACATTCTACGAAAAACAGTACCTTGAACAGGGAAAACCTATTACTTACATTCAGTTTAAGATAAAATAA
- a CDS encoding IS110 family transposase, whose amino-acid sequence MKKLVVGIDISMNDFHACIKLRTENDVIKIKGTRTFENTEKGFQEFYSWALKQQKNNYSLKFVMEATGIYYENLAYFLYANDQNVSVVLANKIKNYAKSLNIKTKTDKGDSKMITGFGIERKLEEWQPMSPGYKDLRDLCRELLSIKKEKQRAQSQLHALEKSHRKLEVVLKLKREQIEFFEKAIKLIKKDIKAKVNQDVVLKEKIRKIKTTPGLGFETAVILVCETNGFALFNNISQLVSYAGLDVTQNESGKYKGKTRISKRGNTRIRQALYMPSMSAVQANEPIKKLYERVKERNPDIKRKGIVAGMRKLLILAYTLWKKDEEYRKDYDWTQSKKENKSINQIPKKAEPKAPH is encoded by the coding sequence ATGAAAAAGCTTGTGGTTGGCATTGATATCTCTATGAATGATTTTCATGCCTGTATTAAATTAAGAACAGAAAATGATGTTATTAAGATTAAAGGCACCCGTACTTTTGAAAATACAGAAAAAGGATTCCAGGAATTCTATTCTTGGGCTTTAAAACAGCAAAAGAATAATTATTCTCTCAAGTTCGTAATGGAGGCCACAGGGATCTATTATGAGAATCTGGCATATTTTCTATATGCTAATGACCAGAATGTATCTGTAGTGCTGGCTAATAAAATCAAGAACTACGCTAAGAGCCTTAATATCAAAACAAAAACAGACAAGGGTGACTCAAAGATGATTACCGGTTTTGGAATAGAAAGAAAACTGGAAGAATGGCAACCAATGTCCCCAGGCTATAAAGATCTTAGGGATCTATGTAGAGAACTTCTTAGTATTAAAAAAGAAAAGCAACGAGCCCAATCGCAACTTCATGCCCTTGAAAAGTCTCATAGAAAGCTGGAAGTCGTTTTAAAATTAAAGAGAGAACAAATTGAATTCTTTGAAAAAGCCATTAAGCTCATTAAAAAAGATATTAAAGCCAAGGTAAATCAGGATGTGGTTTTAAAAGAGAAAATAAGAAAAATAAAAACCACCCCAGGATTAGGGTTTGAAACAGCAGTGATTTTAGTATGTGAAACAAATGGATTTGCTCTTTTTAATAACATTAGCCAATTGGTAAGCTATGCGGGATTAGATGTAACACAAAATGAGTCTGGAAAATATAAAGGAAAAACAAGAATCTCAAAACGAGGTAACACAAGGATACGCCAGGCTTTATATATGCCTTCTATGAGTGCTGTTCAAGCTAATGAGCCTATTAAAAAATTATATGAAAGAGTGAAAGAGAGAAATCCAGATATTAAAAGAAAAGGCATAGTAGCCGGAATGAGAAAATTATTGATCCTTGCCTATACCCTCTGGAAAAAAGATGAAGAATATAGAAAGGATTATGACTGGACCCAATCAAAAAAAGAAAATAAAAGTATAAACCAAATTCCAAAAAAAGCGGAGCCCAAAGCCCCGCACTAG
- a CDS encoding acyl-CoA dehydrogenase family protein has protein sequence MKQDLFQAPDYYNIDDLLTDEHKMVRDAAREWVKREVSPIIEEAAQEAKFPKGIIKGLAEIGAFGPYIPEEYGGAGLDQISYGLIMQEIERGDSGVRSTASVQSSLVMYPIFKYGNEEQRKKYLPKLASGEWMGCFGLTEPDHGSNPGGMTTNIKDKGDHYLLNGAKLWISNSPFADVAVVWAKDENDRIQGLIVERGMDGFSTPETHNKWSLRASATGELIFDNVKVPKENLLPNKSGLGAPLGCLDSARYGIAWGTIGAAMDCYDTALRYAKERTQFGQPIAGFQLQQKKLAEMITEITKAQLLAWRLGVLRNEGRATSAQISMAKRNNVAMALNVAREARQVLGAMGITGEYSIMRHMMNLESVITYEGTHDIHLLITGMDITGISAFK, from the coding sequence ATGAAACAAGATCTTTTTCAGGCACCCGACTATTATAACATTGACGACCTGCTTACCGATGAACACAAAATGGTACGTGATGCTGCACGGGAATGGGTAAAACGGGAAGTCTCCCCTATAATTGAAGAAGCGGCCCAGGAAGCAAAATTTCCTAAAGGAATTATTAAAGGTCTTGCTGAAATTGGAGCTTTTGGTCCTTACATTCCTGAAGAATATGGCGGGGCCGGACTGGACCAGATTTCCTATGGACTAATTATGCAGGAGATTGAACGCGGTGACAGCGGGGTACGCTCAACAGCATCTGTACAATCTTCCCTCGTTATGTATCCTATCTTCAAGTATGGTAATGAAGAACAAAGGAAAAAGTATCTCCCAAAACTGGCTAGTGGAGAGTGGATGGGCTGCTTTGGCCTTACAGAACCTGATCATGGTTCCAATCCGGGAGGAATGACTACTAATATTAAAGATAAAGGAGATCATTATTTGCTGAATGGCGCAAAACTATGGATCTCGAATTCTCCCTTTGCTGATGTTGCTGTGGTATGGGCAAAAGATGAAAACGACCGTATCCAGGGATTAATAGTAGAAAGAGGCATGGATGGTTTTTCCACTCCTGAAACTCACAACAAATGGTCTCTTCGCGCGAGCGCAACCGGAGAACTCATTTTTGATAATGTAAAGGTTCCAAAAGAAAATCTCCTTCCAAACAAAAGCGGACTTGGTGCTCCGTTAGGATGCCTTGACTCTGCTCGATACGGTATTGCATGGGGAACAATTGGTGCTGCTATGGATTGTTACGACACTGCCCTGCGATACGCAAAGGAACGCACCCAATTTGGGCAACCCATTGCCGGATTTCAGCTTCAGCAAAAAAAGCTGGCAGAAATGATTACCGAAATTACCAAGGCTCAACTATTGGCATGGAGACTGGGGGTTTTACGAAATGAAGGCAGAGCAACTTCAGCTCAAATTTCTATGGCAAAGCGCAACAACGTAGCTATGGCACTTAACGTGGCACGTGAAGCAAGACAGGTGTTAGGCGCAATGGGAATAACAGGGGAATATAGTATTATGAGGCATATGATGAACCTTGAGAGCGTTATAACTTACGAGGGAACACATGATATTCACTTGCTTATAACAGGAATGGATATTACTGGAATTTCAGCTTTTAAGTAA
- a CDS encoding PA2169 family four-helix-bundle protein produces the protein MKYSEKIANKLNDLLEKNYDTEKSYKYAAENVNDPQLKSYFNERAQERYDFGHELKSEIRNFGESPDKGSSLEGDVQRSWMNLKTTFSGNKEEAVLEETVRGEKAAVEEYNNVLHSPEIPPSTQNILMKQRNAITAALNKVKSLEQRA, from the coding sequence ATGAAGTATTCAGAAAAAATTGCTAATAAGCTGAATGACCTGCTGGAAAAGAATTATGACACTGAAAAGAGTTATAAATATGCAGCAGAAAATGTAAATGACCCTCAACTGAAGTCTTATTTCAATGAAAGAGCACAGGAGAGATATGATTTTGGTCACGAACTAAAATCGGAAATCAGAAATTTTGGTGAAAGCCCGGACAAAGGTAGTAGCCTGGAAGGAGATGTACAAAGATCCTGGATGAACCTGAAAACCACATTTTCCGGAAATAAAGAAGAGGCGGTACTTGAAGAAACCGTGAGAGGAGAAAAAGCGGCTGTAGAGGAATATAACAATGTCCTACATTCGCCTGAAATTCCGCCCTCAACACAGAATATCCTTATGAAACAACGCAATGCTATTACTGCAGCTCTTAATAAAGTGAAATCACTTGAGCAAAGAGCTTGA
- a CDS encoding MGMT family protein — protein MEQKENFFEKVYEVVKKIPAGRVTSYGAIARYLGSTGSSRMVGWALNNSHRIESVPAQRVVNRFGMLTGKHHFGGTTAMQQMLESEGVEIRENQVQDFEKIFWDPSIELGREEDLLQ, from the coding sequence ATGGAACAAAAGGAGAATTTCTTTGAAAAGGTTTATGAGGTCGTCAAAAAGATCCCTGCCGGGAGAGTTACTTCCTATGGTGCAATTGCCCGATACCTTGGCTCCACGGGAAGTTCGCGAATGGTAGGATGGGCATTAAATAATTCTCATCGGATCGAGTCTGTACCTGCCCAACGGGTTGTAAATCGTTTCGGGATGCTTACCGGGAAACATCATTTTGGAGGTACTACAGCTATGCAACAAATGCTGGAAAGTGAGGGTGTAGAGATCAGGGAAAATCAGGTGCAGGATTTTGAAAAGATATTTTGGGATCCTTCTATTGAACTTGGGCGGGAAGAGGATCTTTTACAATAG
- a CDS encoding LysE family translocator: MEETKLFLITYFAALIGVVPPGLVNMTVAKTCVESGKKNGMYVAIGATIVVFFQALIAVLLARYIFNNPFVRNILLRAGLVIFILLTVYFFVKARRDPHIATHSTKANSNSIFKGMLVAVLNIFPIPYFVALGAALNVGGDISHDWTLMISFVLAATMGTFTTLYFYVLSFIQIEDKTALITRYSNYFMAFLMLLLVIITLIRIFYY; the protein is encoded by the coding sequence TTGGAGGAAACTAAACTTTTCCTTATCACCTATTTTGCCGCTCTAATTGGAGTGGTACCGCCCGGTTTGGTTAATATGACTGTGGCCAAAACCTGTGTTGAAAGTGGCAAAAAAAATGGAATGTATGTGGCCATTGGAGCCACAATTGTAGTTTTCTTTCAGGCTCTTATTGCAGTTTTGCTGGCCCGGTATATTTTTAATAATCCCTTCGTGAGGAATATTTTGTTACGGGCAGGACTGGTAATTTTTATTCTTCTCACCGTTTATTTTTTCGTAAAAGCAAGGAGGGATCCTCACATTGCAACTCATTCTACAAAGGCTAATTCCAATAGTATCTTCAAAGGAATGCTGGTTGCGGTTCTTAATATTTTTCCTATTCCATATTTCGTCGCATTGGGAGCAGCTTTAAACGTAGGAGGGGATATTTCTCATGACTGGACTTTAATGATCTCGTTTGTCCTTGCTGCAACAATGGGAACTTTTACGACACTCTATTTTTACGTTTTATCCTTTATTCAAATAGAAGATAAGACAGCTTTGATTACTCGCTACTCTAATTATTTTATGGCATTCCTCATGCTGTTATTGGTAATAATAACTCTCATCAGGATCTTCTATTACTAA
- a CDS encoding 2Fe-2S iron-sulfur cluster-binding protein, with translation MSDIKITIIDREGEAHVVDAPTDMNMNLMEVVRSYELAPEGTIGICGGMAMCASCQCYVLSHQHLLPEKSFEEEDMLDQAFYVEDNSRLGCQIFITKELEGLEVKLAPEST, from the coding sequence ATGTCCGATATAAAAATTACTATTATAGACCGTGAAGGAGAAGCTCACGTAGTAGACGCTCCTACAGATATGAATATGAACTTAATGGAGGTGGTGCGTTCTTACGAGCTCGCTCCCGAGGGAACTATTGGAATATGTGGTGGAATGGCTATGTGTGCTTCCTGCCAGTGTTATGTCCTTAGTCATCAGCATTTGCTTCCTGAAAAGAGTTTTGAAGAAGAAGATATGCTGGACCAGGCGTTCTATGTAGAAGATAACAGCAGGCTCGGTTGCCAGATTTTTATTACAAAGGAACTTGAAGGTCTGGAGGTGAAACTTGCGCCGGAATCTACGTAA
- a CDS encoding NifU family protein, whose amino-acid sequence MNTEEIKINVEKALAEIRPFLQSDGGDISLVSIEDDRLVKVQLLGACVGCHVNTMTLKSGVEMTIKRYVPQIEEVVNVG is encoded by the coding sequence ATGAACACAGAAGAAATTAAAATAAATGTCGAGAAAGCTTTAGCTGAAATCCGTCCTTTTTTACAAAGTGACGGAGGCGATATTTCTCTTGTTTCCATTGAGGATGACCGTCTTGTGAAGGTGCAGCTTTTGGGAGCTTGTGTAGGGTGTCACGTGAATACAATGACTTTAAAGTCAGGAGTGGAAATGACCATCAAGAGATACGTCCCGCAAATAGAAGAAGTAGTGAATGTAGGGTAA
- a CDS encoding TonB-dependent receptor gives MNRILIIAAVFLSSILNAQESTQGTIAGKLTDGEMNGEPLPFANIVIKGTSLGTMSDIDGLFALGKLDPGTYTVSFSFVGYEVREIPNVVVSPGKVTEINAELGASAAALDEVVISTVSRRDSEVALLLEQKKAITIKQSIGAEELSRKAVNTVEQGLSKVSGITTVQDRGIFVRGLDDRYNYLMVNGLPLASSDPDFKIIPLSYISTNIVSSVDVFKTFSPELYQDFAGATFVLDTKTAPSSSVTTVNVGVNYNTNTTFQEFKTDDSGDSEYFGFTGGGRELPSRF, from the coding sequence ATGAACAGAATTTTAATTATAGCAGCTGTTTTTTTAAGCTCAATTTTAAACGCGCAGGAGTCGACTCAGGGAACGATTGCAGGGAAGTTGACTGATGGGGAAATGAATGGAGAACCTCTTCCCTTCGCCAACATAGTTATTAAAGGAACATCTCTTGGAACAATGTCTGATATTGACGGATTGTTCGCCCTGGGCAAACTCGATCCCGGGACTTATACGGTCTCCTTTAGCTTTGTGGGATACGAAGTGCGTGAAATACCCAATGTTGTAGTTTCTCCGGGAAAAGTGACTGAAATTAATGCAGAGCTTGGGGCGAGTGCTGCCGCTTTGGATGAGGTTGTAATTTCAACTGTCTCAAGAAGAGATTCTGAAGTAGCATTACTTCTGGAGCAAAAAAAGGCTATTACAATAAAACAATCTATTGGAGCTGAAGAACTATCCCGAAAAGCAGTTAATACTGTAGAACAGGGACTTTCCAAAGTCTCAGGTATAACAACTGTGCAGGATCGCGGGATTTTTGTTCGTGGCCTTGATGACAGATATAATTATTTAATGGTAAATGGCCTGCCACTTGCCTCATCAGATCCTGATTTTAAGATCATTCCCTTAAGTTACATTTCAACTAATATTGTGAGTTCTGTAGATGTTTTCAAAACTTTCAGCCCAGAGCTGTATCAGGATTTTGCAGGAGCGACATTTGTACTGGATACAAAAACAGCTCCCTCTTCCTCTGTCACTACTGTTAACGTAGGAGTGAATTATAATACCAACACTACTTTCCAGGAATTTAAAACTGATGATAGCGGGGATTCAGAATATTTTGGATTTACAGGGGGAGGTCGTGAATTACCTAGCCGTTTTTGA
- a CDS encoding glycosyltransferase, translated as MLNTPHILRTISEEKKVVREIVRKEGITGIISDNRWGARSLLVPSVFITHQVKVLSGITTFLSSKIQQNYIKKFDELWIPDVAEEPSLSGKMGHNHSFKIPIKYLGHLSRFQKENVATKYDITAVLSGPEPQRSMLEEKLLKHLKGIPQKVAIVRGVVEPELKVTEDENLVIYNFLQSRELQDLLNASKIVITRPGYTTLMDLAKLKKQLFVIPTLGQYEQLYLAKRLIKNNLAAGCKQGEFNLIKLEDIAVYKGLGSFEPFN; from the coding sequence TTGCTGAATACACCTCACATCTTAAGGACTATTTCTGAAGAAAAAAAGGTCGTTAGGGAAATAGTTCGGAAAGAGGGAATTACAGGAATAATTTCCGATAATCGATGGGGAGCCAGGTCGCTCCTGGTGCCATCAGTTTTTATTACCCATCAGGTAAAAGTACTTTCAGGAATTACGACTTTTTTAAGCAGTAAAATTCAGCAGAACTACATTAAAAAATTTGATGAGTTATGGATCCCCGATGTTGCTGAAGAACCCTCCCTAAGCGGGAAAATGGGTCATAACCATAGTTTTAAGATCCCGATAAAATATTTGGGGCACCTTAGTAGATTTCAGAAGGAAAATGTTGCTACTAAATATGATATTACAGCAGTACTTTCGGGTCCAGAACCTCAGCGATCTATGCTGGAGGAAAAACTTTTAAAACATCTTAAAGGTATCCCGCAAAAAGTAGCAATAGTAAGAGGTGTGGTGGAACCTGAACTAAAGGTTACTGAAGATGAAAATTTAGTTATTTATAATTTTTTACAATCCAGGGAACTGCAGGATTTACTTAATGCCAGTAAAATTGTTATTACACGCCCCGGCTACACTACACTAATGGACCTTGCAAAACTGAAAAAACAACTATTTGTTATTCCCACTCTCGGCCAGTACGAACAATTATATCTCGCAAAGAGATTGATAAAAAACAATTTGGCGGCAGGTTGTAAACAGGGGGAATTCAATTTAATTAAACTTGAGGATATTGCAGTATATAAAGGCTTAGGCAGTTTTGAACCTTTTAACTAG
- a CDS encoding outer membrane beta-barrel protein: protein MKYTENDLITIQLVGDFEWANQKHQIHFGGSGSMGKNNVPDRRVLRTAGVGEAAEYITTNGINPFKFYQTLENLNYNTRVEYELGLQRNDEGNFKTKIKVGHNFDLLQYDFFTRFITVQANGTNLPNLNTNDPESFFRQGFSQGFLTYNSTFDPTATSKIDQYINAGYLNVIKEWENLLIDLGLRGEYAPREITFRGPLDRPETPYEVITYDPFDLSPSLNAKYTVNETSNLRLAASITTTRPRLREILPTVYQDGDGNQVIGNPSLLNSRNYNFDLKYEVFPTNAQLLALTAFGKYLENPIERLVRSTSVGYRTFFDNFDQAYLYGLELEARMNLGSTFKSPVLEKITFGFNGILMTSTATADVNNPRFAAVTNKERELQGASNWGVNADVGYELYKTDVAESTINIIFNTFGKRIYAVGVEGADEIYEKPLNQLDLSWNTQFNDHWGLNLSISNILDEKSLFTQDPTQDIRFPEVFSNVVETFDQGTTFGANLTYTF, encoded by the coding sequence ATGAAGTATACTGAGAATGATCTAATCACCATTCAACTTGTTGGCGATTTTGAATGGGCGAACCAAAAACATCAAATCCATTTTGGTGGCTCGGGAAGTATGGGAAAAAACAATGTTCCAGATCGCCGGGTGCTTCGTACAGCCGGGGTTGGTGAAGCTGCTGAATACATTACTACAAACGGTATAAATCCTTTCAAGTTTTATCAAACTCTGGAAAATCTTAATTACAATACACGAGTTGAATATGAATTAGGACTGCAAAGGAATGACGAGGGAAATTTTAAAACTAAAATAAAAGTAGGACATAATTTTGACCTGCTTCAGTATGACTTTTTCACAAGGTTCATTACAGTCCAGGCCAATGGAACCAATTTACCAAACCTGAACACCAATGATCCCGAAAGTTTTTTCCGGCAGGGTTTTTCTCAGGGGTTCCTTACCTACAACAGCACATTTGATCCTACTGCGACCAGCAAGATCGACCAATACATAAATGCAGGATATCTCAATGTCATTAAAGAATGGGAAAATCTTCTTATCGATCTTGGGCTGAGAGGAGAATATGCCCCACGGGAAATAACTTTTAGAGGCCCGCTGGACAGGCCTGAAACTCCTTATGAGGTTATTACATATGATCCTTTTGACCTTAGCCCCTCCTTAAACGCAAAATATACAGTAAATGAAACTTCAAATTTAAGACTAGCGGCTTCAATTACCACTACCAGGCCAAGGTTAAGGGAAATTCTCCCTACAGTTTACCAGGATGGAGATGGAAACCAGGTAATAGGAAATCCCTCGCTGCTTAATTCGCGTAATTACAATTTTGATTTAAAGTATGAAGTATTTCCAACTAACGCACAATTGCTGGCCTTAACGGCTTTTGGAAAATACCTGGAAAATCCCATAGAACGTTTAGTGAGGTCAACATCGGTAGGGTACAGGACATTTTTTGACAATTTTGACCAGGCATATTTATATGGATTAGAATTGGAAGCAAGAATGAATCTTGGCTCCACCTTTAAAAGTCCGGTTCTGGAAAAAATAACTTTTGGTTTTAATGGAATATTAATGACATCCACTGCCACTGCCGATGTAAATAACCCTCGTTTTGCCGCAGTTACAAATAAGGAAAGAGAACTACAGGGAGCTTCCAATTGGGGCGTAAATGCCGATGTAGGTTATGAGCTGTATAAAACCGATGTAGCAGAATCCACTATTAATATCATCTTTAACACTTTTGGAAAAAGGATCTATGCAGTGGGGGTTGAGGGAGCAGATGAAATTTATGAGAAACCACTAAATCAACTGGATCTATCCTGGAACACCCAATTTAATGATCACTGGGGATTAAATCTTAGCATAAGTAATATACTCGATGAGAAGTCACTATTTACTCAGGATCCAACACAGGACATCAGGTTTCCCGAAGTCTTCAGTAATGTAGTTGAGACTTTTGATCAGGGAACCACCTTTGGTGCTAACCTCACTTACACATTTTAA
- a CDS encoding sensor histidine kinase, which translates to MPDFKRSYKFAVKTSFFITIFLTLLVGVFLFIQYDLEWLPILSFAVTSYLFSFFIIQYRVEHFIYKRVKKIYDNVTLLDATTLRPSPITTDMATLTREVEKFAADKKLEIETLQIRETYRKEFMGNVSHELKTPLFTVQGYILTLLDGALKDKAVRKKYLQRANKGVERLIYIVKDLDMITKLEAGDLHLNMENFNIVEVVQSSFDLLEMKAAKRNITLTFDMDYEAPILVYGDKERIQQVITNLVVNSIKYGKKGGTTEVNIENLIKNKIIVRVTDNGEGIQKAHIPRLFERFYRVDKSGSRKEGGSGLGLSIVKHIIEAHNEKIYVESVFGVGSEFSFTLEKSKNTFKPS; encoded by the coding sequence ATGCCCGATTTTAAGAGATCATATAAATTTGCCGTAAAGACTTCCTTCTTTATTACCATTTTTCTTACGCTGCTTGTAGGTGTATTTTTATTCATACAGTATGATCTTGAATGGTTGCCCATCTTAAGTTTTGCTGTAACCTCTTATCTCTTTTCTTTTTTTATCATCCAATACAGGGTAGAGCATTTCATTTACAAACGGGTAAAGAAGATATATGATAATGTTACTTTACTGGATGCTACTACTCTAAGGCCAAGCCCTATTACTACAGATATGGCTACCCTCACCAGGGAAGTTGAAAAATTTGCTGCAGATAAGAAACTCGAAATTGAAACTTTACAAATAAGGGAAACCTATCGTAAGGAATTTATGGGAAACGTCTCTCACGAATTGAAAACACCACTGTTCACAGTTCAGGGATATATTCTTACTCTCCTGGATGGGGCTTTAAAAGATAAGGCGGTAAGGAAAAAATATCTCCAGCGGGCGAATAAAGGAGTGGAGAGGCTCATTTATATTGTAAAGGACCTGGATATGATAACAAAGCTCGAAGCGGGTGATCTCCATTTGAACATGGAAAATTTCAATATTGTTGAAGTGGTTCAAAGCTCTTTTGACCTGCTGGAAATGAAAGCTGCTAAAAGAAACATCACCCTTACTTTTGATATGGATTATGAAGCACCTATTTTGGTATACGGTGATAAGGAAAGGATACAACAGGTAATAACCAATTTGGTAGTCAATTCTATTAAGTATGGTAAAAAGGGAGGTACAACTGAAGTGAATATTGAAAACCTTATTAAAAATAAGATTATAGTAAGGGTGACCGACAATGGTGAAGGAATACAAAAAGCCCACATTCCCAGATTATTTGAACGGTTTTACCGGGTTGATAAGAGTGGATCCAGGAAAGAAGGAGGATCGGGTCTGGGTCTTTCAATAGTAAAACACATTATTGAAGCTCATAATGAAAAGATCTATGTAGAGAGCGTTTTTGGGGTGGGAAGTGAATTCTCATTTACCCTCGAAAAGAGTAAAAACACTTTTAAACCTAGTTAA